From the genome of Psychrilyobacter atlanticus DSM 19335, one region includes:
- a CDS encoding ABC transporter substrate-binding protein, translated as MKNRKRLFLLVMILNFIMGTLAVANSRKLVTITDNVGRQIDISVPVERAVVTLRYNNELIRACGAIDKVIAVDMNTAQDREYWSNFNVEDVVGKNQKSLNYEKIIKLKPEVVILPSNGVYKEAEKKLAPFGIKVIVVSGYDTNDFHNQVKNIGIIFGKEKEAEKFERYHNEPLEYIQKKLKGVKKRTVYWEDAKDYYTSFPGSYYYNMIVASGGENVFENVGGKVNVAQVDSEAVISRNPDVIVKNISLKSTIKGTGVYQAPSKEQMEEAVENIKQRKAWSDITAVKNNDVYLMSQFGHGGASKMIGAVYMAKWIYPDILTDLDPDEIFRVWLEEYQGFKDIKGHFYPSIVNNK; from the coding sequence ATGAAAAATAGAAAGAGGTTATTTTTATTAGTAATGATATTAAATTTTATTATGGGGACATTAGCAGTAGCAAATAGTAGAAAGCTAGTTACTATAACTGATAATGTAGGAAGGCAGATAGACATTTCAGTGCCTGTAGAAAGAGCAGTAGTGACTCTAAGATATAACAATGAGTTGATTAGAGCTTGTGGAGCGATAGATAAAGTAATTGCTGTTGACATGAATACAGCTCAAGATAGGGAGTATTGGAGTAATTTTAATGTAGAAGATGTAGTAGGTAAAAATCAAAAGAGCTTAAACTATGAAAAAATAATAAAATTAAAACCTGAAGTAGTTATTTTACCATCTAATGGAGTTTATAAAGAAGCAGAAAAAAAATTAGCTCCTTTTGGAATAAAAGTAATTGTGGTATCTGGTTATGACACCAATGATTTTCATAACCAGGTTAAGAATATTGGGATAATATTTGGGAAAGAAAAGGAAGCAGAGAAGTTTGAAAGATATCATAATGAACCATTAGAATATATTCAGAAAAAATTAAAAGGTGTAAAAAAAAGAACTGTTTATTGGGAAGATGCTAAAGATTATTATACATCTTTTCCAGGGAGTTACTACTATAATATGATTGTAGCTTCAGGAGGAGAGAATGTATTTGAAAATGTAGGTGGGAAAGTAAATGTAGCTCAAGTAGATTCAGAAGCTGTAATTAGTAGAAACCCAGATGTAATAGTAAAAAATATAAGTTTAAAAAGTACAATTAAAGGAACAGGAGTCTATCAAGCACCATCTAAAGAACAGATGGAAGAGGCCGTTGAAAATATAAAACAGAGAAAAGCTTGGAGTGATATAACGGCTGTGAAAAATAACGATGTATATCTAATGTCACAATTTGGACATGGAGGAGCTTCTAAGATGATTGGAGCCGTATACATGGCAAAATGGATATATCCAGATATATTAACAGATTTGGATCCAGATGAGATATTTAGAGTTTGGTTGGAGGAATATCAAGGGTTCAAAGACATAAAAGGACATTTTTATCCAAGTATTGTAAATAATAAATAA
- a CDS encoding FecCD family ABC transporter permease — MKRNYVYAIITLLILLFLGISMGNEWINIFKVDSNELNILYYLRGPRVIFSVLTGMGLGLCGTSMQVITRNPMASPFTLGVSSAAAFGAALSIVIFGERELYIILGAFSATMICALIIYFLSLRNKIESITIIIIGIALNYFFAALTSTLQYIASEEKLSSIVKWTFGSFNGVEWSNVYVVFIFLVLVFIVFQKKAWRLNLICNCDDDYAITLGVNVGRERLVIGLLSLVLTASIISMSGIIGFVGLVAPYISKKIVGENHKYLLSYSMLMGGILVILSDTIGRTLFSPLIIPIGIIMSYVGVPILIHLILKKGEEN; from the coding sequence ATGAAAAGAAATTATGTATATGCAATTATTACTTTATTAATACTGTTATTTTTAGGGATTTCAATGGGAAATGAATGGATAAATATTTTTAAAGTAGATTCAAATGAATTAAATATTTTATATTATCTAAGGGGACCAAGGGTTATTTTTTCAGTTTTAACTGGAATGGGCCTAGGTCTTTGTGGAACATCTATGCAAGTTATTACTAGAAATCCTATGGCAAGCCCATTTACATTAGGGGTATCTTCAGCTGCAGCATTTGGAGCAGCATTGTCTATAGTTATATTTGGAGAAAGGGAGTTATATATTATTTTAGGAGCTTTTTCAGCTACTATGATATGTGCTTTAATCATTTATTTTTTAAGTCTAAGAAATAAAATAGAATCTATAACTATAATAATTATTGGGATAGCCTTAAATTATTTTTTTGCTGCTCTAACTTCAACATTACAATATATTGCTTCAGAGGAAAAGCTGTCTTCTATAGTAAAATGGACTTTTGGTAGTTTTAATGGGGTAGAATGGAGCAATGTCTATGTTGTTTTTATTTTTTTAGTCTTAGTATTTATTGTATTTCAAAAGAAAGCTTGGAGACTAAACCTAATTTGTAATTGCGATGATGACTATGCAATTACTTTAGGAGTTAATGTAGGAAGGGAAAGGTTGGTTATAGGGTTATTGTCTTTAGTTTTGACTGCGAGTATTATTTCTATGAGTGGAATAATAGGTTTTGTTGGGTTGGTAGCTCCTTATATATCTAAAAAAATAGTAGGGGAAAATCATAAATATCTCCTAAGTTATTCTATGTTGATGGGAGGGATATTAGTTATATTATCCGACACAATTGGAAGAACTTTATTTAGTCCTTTAATAATACCTATTGGAATTATTATGAGCTATGTAGGAGTTCCTATACTTATACATCTAATATTAAAAAAAGGAGAAGAAAATTGA
- the amrB gene encoding AmmeMemoRadiSam system protein B translates to MKKREEFVKGKFYPSKKEEIEEMIEFFLRIESPKKIDCEILGGIVPHAGYEFSGPSAVHFFNTLKGKDIETVIIVNPSHTGYGGAISLDTNKIWGSPMGDLEIDLDFEKELDLSYSEDAHKYEHSGEVMLPFLKYFIESKFKIVPITMKIQSYKNAKYLAEKIYETAKKQGKKILVIASSDFSHYVKKELGYKLDQLAIDRIMELDSQGLEETVEEYNLSICGYGPIMTLLEYSKLVAGDPKVEILRRGNSGENYPMEEVVDYITFLVYK, encoded by the coding sequence ATGAAAAAAAGGGAGGAGTTTGTAAAGGGTAAGTTTTACCCTTCTAAAAAAGAAGAAATTGAAGAGATGATTGAATTTTTTTTAAGAATAGAATCTCCTAAAAAAATAGATTGTGAGATATTAGGAGGAATAGTCCCCCATGCAGGTTATGAATTTTCAGGACCATCTGCAGTTCATTTTTTTAATACCTTAAAGGGAAAAGACATTGAGACTGTAATTATAGTAAATCCTAGTCATACAGGTTATGGAGGGGCTATAAGTCTAGATACAAATAAAATCTGGGGTTCTCCTATGGGTGACTTGGAGATAGACCTTGATTTTGAAAAAGAATTGGATTTGTCATATTCGGAAGATGCACATAAATATGAACATTCTGGAGAGGTCATGCTGCCGTTTTTAAAATACTTTATAGAGAGTAAATTTAAAATAGTTCCTATAACAATGAAGATTCAAAGTTATAAAAATGCGAAATATCTGGCTGAAAAAATATATGAAACTGCTAAAAAACAAGGAAAAAAAATTCTGGTGATAGCATCTTCTGACTTTTCCCACTATGTAAAAAAAGAATTGGGATATAAATTAGATCAGTTAGCCATAGACAGGATAATGGAACTAGATAGCCAAGGACTGGAGGAGACAGTAGAAGAATATAATCTAAGTATATGCGGATATGGACCTATTATGACTCTTTTAGAGTATAGTAAATTGGTGGCAGGGGATCCTAAGGTAGAAATTTTAAGGAGGGGGAATTCAGGGGAGAATTATCCCATGGAGGAGGTTGTAGACTATATAACTTTTTTAGTATATAAGTAA
- a CDS encoding FecCD family ABC transporter permease, with product MKKKIFIYALVLIMVFTLAVNLGAVDIPFTTVWKVALNKASNLEIFTRTWSKGIEVIIWKIRFPRAILGFITGGALALVGVFMQAVTKNPLSDPYILGISSGSAAGAITAMFFNLGGFSVEGGAFLGAFLATVIVIRLTRGDYSSGRLVLTGIAVSAVFSSLINLLIYWVKNDSKVRNAMFWMTGSLGGAQWNKLLFSGVILILAVIIGLCLSKELDLLLLGEEEARILGIETEKLKLFLIILSSLLTSSVVALTGTIGFVGMIIPHITRRVTGASHRKLIPLSVIFGGIFIMGADTVSRIIFIPEELPIGILTSALGGPFFLWIIKRGYNFGGKRC from the coding sequence ATGAAAAAAAAGATTTTTATATATGCTCTTGTATTAATAATGGTATTTACTTTAGCAGTAAACTTAGGTGCAGTAGACATACCATTTACCACTGTATGGAAGGTAGCCCTTAATAAAGCCAGTAACTTAGAGATCTTTACAAGAACCTGGAGTAAGGGGATAGAAGTTATTATTTGGAAAATCAGATTTCCCAGAGCAATATTAGGATTTATAACAGGAGGCGCCCTTGCATTAGTAGGGGTTTTTATGCAGGCAGTAACAAAAAACCCCTTGTCTGACCCCTATATATTAGGTATCTCAAGTGGTTCAGCAGCAGGAGCCATTACAGCGATGTTTTTTAATTTAGGTGGATTTTCTGTGGAGGGAGGAGCGTTCTTAGGAGCATTTTTAGCTACTGTTATAGTGATCCGTTTGACAAGGGGAGATTATTCATCGGGAAGATTAGTTCTCACAGGGATAGCCGTATCAGCAGTATTTTCATCACTAATAAATCTACTTATCTATTGGGTAAAAAATGATTCTAAAGTGAGAAATGCCATGTTTTGGATGACTGGAAGTTTAGGTGGTGCCCAGTGGAATAAACTATTATTTTCTGGAGTTATTCTAATTTTAGCTGTCATAATAGGACTCTGTCTCTCCAAAGAGTTAGATCTACTTTTATTAGGGGAGGAAGAGGCTCGTATTTTAGGGATAGAAACAGAAAAACTGAAGTTATTTTTAATTATCCTATCTTCACTTTTGACAAGCTCGGTAGTGGCATTAACAGGAACCATTGGATTTGTTGGAATGATTATTCCTCATATAACAAGAAGGGTAACAGGAGCTTCCCATAGAAAATTAATACCTCTAAGTGTTATTTTTGGTGGGATATTCATCATGGGAGCAGACACAGTTTCAAGAATTATTTTTATCCCAGAGGAACTGCCTATTGGAATTCTTACTTCGGCTCTAGGTGGACCGTTTTTTCTATGGATAATAAAAAGAGGATATAATTTTGGAGGGAAGAGATGTTAA
- the amrA gene encoding AmmeMemoRadiSam system protein A: MYKPRSIYVEVALETIIAKLGLDGQSEVKEDKYKEIQELMEKKPCFVTLYKEGALRGCIGTMIPYRENLLEEIRGNAISAAFNDPRFEALKKDELERLEISVDVLSPMEEVEDIKELDPKKYGILISDGRSQGVLLPDLEGIDSVEQQIEVAMNKAGITRNPGLVIKKFTVKRYR, translated from the coding sequence ATGTATAAACCGAGGAGTATATATGTAGAAGTAGCTTTAGAAACTATTATAGCTAAATTAGGTTTAGATGGACAAAGTGAGGTGAAAGAAGATAAATATAAGGAGATCCAGGAATTGATGGAAAAAAAACCTTGTTTCGTCACCTTGTACAAGGAAGGTGCTCTGAGGGGATGTATAGGAACCATGATACCATATCGAGAAAATTTATTGGAGGAGATAAGAGGAAATGCCATCTCAGCTGCCTTTAACGACCCTAGATTTGAAGCATTAAAAAAAGATGAGTTAGAGAGGTTGGAAATTTCTGTAGATGTTCTCTCTCCTATGGAGGAGGTAGAGGATATAAAAGAATTAGATCCTAAAAAATACGGGATATTAATAAGTGATGGAAGATCTCAAGGGGTACTTTTACCGGATTTAGAGGGAATAGATAGTGTAGAGCAGCAGATAGAGGTAGCTATGAATAAAGCTGGAATAACCCGTAACCCCGGATTGGTTATAAAAAAATTTACTGTGAAAAGGTATAGGTGA
- a CDS encoding CooT family nickel-binding protein, translated as MKLFFKNLNETKVVMENMVSFKKENGAFIVKNFKGKEKVIAGKVIEMTNSKLVIEGNAVRETYRLAPLNF; from the coding sequence ATGAAATTATTTTTTAAAAATTTAAATGAGACAAAGGTAGTTATGGAAAATATGGTTTCTTTTAAAAAAGAAAACGGGGCATTTATTGTAAAGAATTTCAAAGGTAAGGAAAAAGTAATAGCAGGAAAAGTAATAGAGATGACAAATTCAAAATTAGTGATTGAAGGGAATGCAGTCAGAGAAACATATAGATTAGCACCACTTAACTTCTAG
- a CDS encoding hotdog domain-containing protein: protein MIRLRMSTHDAHYGGNLVDGARMLGLFGDVATELLIRQDGDEGLFKAYDNVEFMAPVYAGDFIEAVGYIEKVGNTSRRMVFEARKVIIPRVDISDSACEVLEEPIVVCRATGTCVTPKDKQRN from the coding sequence ATGATTAGATTGAGGATGAGTACCCACGATGCTCATTATGGGGGTAACTTAGTAGATGGTGCCAGAATGCTAGGTTTATTTGGAGATGTAGCTACCGAGCTCCTCATCAGACAAGATGGAGACGAGGGATTATTTAAAGCCTATGACAACGTTGAGTTTATGGCTCCAGTATATGCAGGAGATTTTATCGAGGCTGTCGGTTATATAGAAAAAGTCGGGAACACATCTAGAAGGATGGTTTTTGAAGCTAGAAAGGTTATCATTCCTAGAGTTGACATCAGTGATTCTGCTTGTGAAGTCTTAGAAGAACCAATTGTTGTTTGCAGAGCCACTGGAACTTGTGTAACACCTAAAGATAAACAAAGAAATTAA
- the amrS gene encoding AmmeMemoRadiSam system radical SAM enzyme, translating to MKEALFYKRLKDKKIGCELCPHRCILEDGSVGRCGVRQNIGGTLMTKNYGMISALNMDPIEKKPFYHFYPGEEVLSIGSIGCNMNCAYCQNYEIAKEFKGIRAKEYTYEDILRNFKGFGVAFTYNEPTVWYEFMLDVAKLAKCCSKKTMMITNGFIEREPLLELTPYIDGFSVDLKGFTEEVYSELGGTLEGVKNTLKVITGRNKHLEIEFLLVPKLNDDRETFIEMVKWVRDELGSNIVLHINGYYPSYKLKTPATEKKLLLEFHEVAKKYLNYVYIGNAGIDLDTVCSCGNLLVQRDGWNVEMLGLGEDGRCKKCGEKVVETGGSYEKKGGVCKG from the coding sequence ATGAAAGAAGCTTTATTTTATAAGAGGTTAAAGGATAAAAAAATAGGCTGTGAACTATGCCCTCATAGGTGTATATTAGAGGATGGCAGTGTGGGCAGATGTGGTGTAAGGCAGAATATCGGCGGAACCCTGATGACTAAAAACTATGGGATGATTTCGGCTCTTAATATGGACCCCATTGAAAAAAAGCCGTTTTATCATTTTTATCCAGGAGAAGAGGTTTTATCCATTGGAAGTATAGGATGCAATATGAATTGTGCTTATTGTCAAAATTATGAGATAGCTAAGGAATTTAAAGGAATACGAGCTAAGGAATATACCTATGAGGATATATTGAGAAATTTTAAAGGATTTGGAGTAGCATTTACCTATAACGAACCTACCGTTTGGTATGAATTTATGCTGGATGTGGCAAAATTAGCGAAATGCTGCTCTAAAAAAACTATGATGATAACCAATGGATTTATAGAAAGGGAACCTCTGTTGGAATTAACTCCATATATAGATGGGTTTAGTGTAGATTTAAAAGGATTTACAGAAGAAGTTTACTCTGAATTAGGTGGGACTTTAGAAGGAGTTAAAAACACCTTGAAAGTAATAACTGGGAGGAATAAGCATCTAGAGATAGAGTTTTTATTGGTGCCTAAACTAAATGATGATAGGGAGACATTTATAGAGATGGTTAAGTGGGTAAGGGATGAATTGGGATCAAATATTGTTTTACATATAAATGGATATTATCCTAGTTATAAGCTGAAGACTCCAGCGACAGAAAAAAAACTTCTTTTAGAATTTCATGAGGTAGCTAAAAAATACTTGAACTATGTATATATAGGGAATGCAGGGATAGACTTAGATACAGTCTGTAGTTGTGGAAATTTACTTGTTCAAAGGGATGGATGGAATGTAGAAATGCTAGGATTAGGTGAGGATGGCCGATGTAAAAAGTGTGGAGAGAAGGTCGTGGAGACGGGAGGGAGCTATGAAAAAAAGGGAGGAGTTTGTAAAGGGTAA
- a CDS encoding ABC transporter ATP-binding protein produces the protein MLKIKNLSYEIEEKNLIENISFDVGKGMFIGIVGPNGSGKSTLLKNIYRTLKGEGKIDLKGRCLKVISSKELAKEMAVVSQHGGSEFDFSVSEMVTMGRYPHKSFLGSYNGEDRKIVSGAIEKLGLKEYKERAFLSLSGGERQRALIARALAQEADIIILDEPTNHLDIRYQLQIMAILKSLSITVVAAVHDMNIASLYCDEIIALKNGKLWDKGSAEEVFSREFFRDVFNVETEISRNISTQKLSITYLPTEIVY, from the coding sequence ATGTTAAAGATAAAGAATTTATCCTATGAAATAGAAGAGAAAAATCTAATAGAAAATATATCCTTTGATGTAGGAAAGGGAATGTTTATAGGAATAGTAGGACCTAATGGCAGCGGTAAATCGACACTTTTGAAAAATATATATAGAACTCTAAAAGGTGAAGGAAAAATAGATCTAAAAGGCCGATGCCTTAAGGTGATTAGTTCTAAGGAACTAGCCAAGGAGATGGCAGTGGTATCTCAGCATGGAGGAAGTGAATTTGATTTTAGCGTATCTGAGATGGTAACTATGGGACGGTATCCACACAAAAGTTTTTTAGGATCTTATAATGGAGAGGATAGAAAAATTGTAAGTGGAGCAATTGAAAAGCTGGGACTGAAAGAATATAAAGAGAGGGCTTTTTTAAGTCTTTCAGGGGGAGAGCGTCAAAGAGCCTTAATTGCAAGGGCTTTAGCTCAAGAAGCTGATATTATAATACTGGATGAGCCAACCAATCATTTAGACATAAGGTATCAACTTCAAATAATGGCGATATTAAAATCTCTATCGATTACAGTAGTTGCAGCGGTACATGATATGAACATAGCTTCCCTTTACTGTGATGAAATAATAGCTTTAAAAAATGGGAAACTTTGGGATAAAGGAAGTGCAGAAGAAGTTTTTTCAAGGGAGTTTTTTAGGGATGTATTTAATGTGGAGACAGAAATTTCAAGGAATATATCCACTCAGAAACTATCTATCACTTATCTTCCAACTGAGATAGTTTATTAA
- a CDS encoding zinc-binding dehydrogenase yields MIKGCPFGTHRVIEPMGTMPQAAVKIDNTMKIKNNELLLDVMTLNIDSASFTQIKDACNKDIDKMTTMINEIVGERGKMQNPVTGSGGMLIGVVKEIGSDFPDKTLKVGDKLATLVSLSLTPLKIDKINNVNVSNDQVDIDGQAILFETGIYSVLPTDIPEKLALAALDVAGAPAQVERLVKEGDTVCIIGGGGKSGVLCAYQAMVNAGDSGKVIVIEYSEENAKRILDMKLAHHVIIADATKPVEVYEKVKEITGDDVCDVVINNVNVANTEMSSILITKDDGVVYFFSMATSFTKAALGAEGVGKDVQMIVGNGYAKGHADLTLGIIRESKTIRNLFEKLYV; encoded by the coding sequence ATGATAAAAGGATGTCCATTTGGAACACACAGAGTAATAGAACCTATGGGAACTATGCCACAGGCTGCAGTAAAAATTGATAACACAATGAAGATTAAAAATAACGAGTTATTACTTGATGTAATGACATTAAATATTGATTCAGCGTCATTCACACAAATAAAAGATGCGTGCAATAAAGATATAGATAAGATGACTACTATGATCAATGAGATTGTAGGAGAGAGAGGAAAGATGCAAAACCCAGTAACTGGATCTGGGGGAATGTTGATCGGTGTTGTTAAAGAGATCGGTTCTGATTTTCCTGATAAAACTTTAAAAGTAGGAGATAAATTAGCTACCTTAGTTTCATTATCCCTTACACCATTAAAGATTGATAAGATTAACAATGTAAATGTATCTAACGACCAAGTTGATATAGATGGACAAGCTATTTTATTTGAAACCGGTATCTACTCTGTTTTACCTACAGATATCCCTGAAAAATTAGCTTTAGCTGCACTGGATGTAGCTGGTGCTCCTGCTCAAGTAGAAAGATTAGTTAAAGAAGGTGACACAGTTTGTATCATCGGCGGAGGTGGAAAATCTGGTGTTTTATGTGCTTATCAAGCCATGGTAAATGCTGGAGATTCTGGTAAAGTTATCGTAATTGAATACAGTGAAGAAAATGCAAAGAGAATATTAGATATGAAACTAGCTCACCATGTAATTATCGCAGACGCTACTAAACCTGTTGAAGTTTATGAAAAAGTAAAGGAGATTACAGGGGACGACGTATGTGACGTAGTTATTAATAATGTAAATGTAGCTAACACAGAGATGTCATCTATCCTTATTACAAAGGACGATGGGGTAGTTTATTTCTTCTCTATGGCAACATCATTTACAAAAGCAGCTTTAGGAGCTGAAGGTGTAGGAAAAGACGTACAAATGATCGTAGGAAATGGATACGCTAAGGGGCATGCTGACCTTACATTAGGTATCATACGTGAATCTAAAACTATCAGAAACTTATTTGAAAAATTATATGTATAA
- a CDS encoding sirohydrochlorin cobaltochelatase: MVLAEKKEGRIKRGILLVHFGTSRKKARENSLETINKRIEKEFKEFEIREAYTSRMIIKKIFKEEGIRKLTPNEAIKKMKEEGFTHIIVQATHIINGIEADCMKQEVDEYKGEFKEIKIGSGLLTQTKDYMDVADIFNKEYSDRPIVLIGHGTDHHAASAYGMLQYTIQKKGYKHIFVGTVEGYPGLEEVMEDLEMNGIKEATLVPLMVVAGVHAEEDIAGDWKEALEEKGIGIEVSMIGMGERREVQDLFIDHIDDLIKFEVEDIKKKKENILKGENNEN, translated from the coding sequence ATGGTGTTGGCAGAAAAAAAAGAAGGAAGAATAAAGAGGGGAATTTTGTTGGTTCATTTTGGGACCAGTAGAAAAAAAGCAAGAGAAAATTCTTTGGAAACAATTAACAAGCGTATAGAAAAAGAGTTTAAAGAGTTTGAGATTAGGGAAGCTTATACATCGAGGATGATAATAAAGAAAATATTCAAAGAGGAGGGGATCAGAAAATTAACTCCAAATGAAGCAATAAAAAAAATGAAAGAAGAGGGATTTACTCATATTATAGTACAAGCAACTCATATAATAAATGGAATTGAAGCAGACTGTATGAAGCAAGAGGTAGATGAATATAAAGGCGAGTTTAAAGAGATTAAAATTGGTTCTGGCCTCTTGACTCAGACAAAAGATTATATGGATGTAGCTGATATTTTTAATAAAGAATATTCGGATAGACCAATTGTTTTAATAGGTCATGGGACGGATCATCATGCAGCTTCAGCCTATGGGATGCTCCAATATACCATACAGAAAAAAGGATATAAACATATTTTTGTAGGGACAGTAGAGGGGTACCCTGGATTAGAAGAAGTTATGGAAGATCTGGAAATGAATGGGATAAAAGAGGCAACTTTAGTTCCTTTGATGGTAGTAGCAGGAGTTCATGCAGAGGAAGATATAGCTGGAGACTGGAAAGAGGCATTGGAAGAAAAGGGGATAGGAATAGAAGTTTCTATGATAGGAATGGGAGAGAGAAGAGAGGTACAGGATCTTTTCATTGATCATATAGATGACCTTATAAAGTTTGAGGTTGAAGATATAAAGAAAAAGAAAGAAAATATTTTAAAGGGGGAAAATAATGAAAATTAA
- a CDS encoding 3-keto-5-aminohexanoate cleavage protein has protein sequence MEKLIITAAICGAEVTKEHNPNVPYTVEEIVEQAYGAYIEGASIIHLHVREDDGTPTQSKERFKLCIDAIKEKCPDVIVQPSTGGAVGMTNEERLQPTELHPEMATLDCGTLNFGGDEVFTNTENTIKEFGEKMIERNVKPELECFDKSMIEMAVRLNKKGFIKSPMHFSFVMGVNGGIGGELRDFLFLRDSLPCGSTYSVAGLGRFEFSLATAAIISGGHVRVGFEDNIYLEKGVLAESNGVLVAKVVRIAKELGRQIATPAEARVILGL, from the coding sequence ATGGAAAAGTTAATCATAACAGCTGCCATATGTGGTGCTGAAGTTACTAAGGAACACAACCCTAACGTTCCTTATACTGTAGAAGAGATTGTAGAGCAAGCATACGGGGCATATATAGAGGGAGCCAGTATCATACATCTTCATGTGAGAGAAGATGACGGTACTCCTACCCAGTCAAAAGAAAGATTTAAACTATGTATAGACGCTATCAAGGAAAAATGTCCAGACGTTATTGTCCAACCATCTACCGGTGGAGCTGTGGGGATGACCAATGAAGAAAGATTACAGCCTACAGAATTACACCCTGAGATGGCAACATTAGACTGTGGGACTTTAAATTTTGGCGGAGACGAAGTTTTTACTAATACAGAAAATACCATCAAAGAATTTGGTGAAAAGATGATAGAAAGAAATGTCAAACCTGAATTGGAATGTTTTGACAAATCTATGATTGAAATGGCTGTTAGATTAAATAAAAAAGGATTCATCAAGTCTCCTATGCACTTTAGTTTTGTAATGGGAGTTAATGGAGGAATCGGAGGAGAGTTAAGAGACTTCTTATTCTTAAGAGACAGCTTACCTTGCGGATCTACTTATTCAGTTGCCGGTCTTGGACGATTTGAATTTTCATTGGCTACAGCAGCTATCATAAGTGGCGGTCATGTAAGAGTTGGTTTTGAGGATAACATCTATTTAGAAAAAGGTGTCTTGGCTGAATCTAATGGTGTCTTAGTAGCCAAAGTAGTAAGGATTGCCAAGGAGCTCGGAAGACAAATTGCAACACCAGCAGAAGCAAGAGTTATATTAGGATTATAA
- a CDS encoding ABC transporter substrate-binding protein — protein sequence MKIKNIIAGVYLSLSLVSYAYTPVTVNFSDGNKKYEVTFTESPKRAVTTSHFMTEILLSLGLEDKMAGTCWADNEILSELKEAYNKVPILSERYPSKEVFYSVEPDFVSGWHSSLNPKRLAGVEELMENGVNPYIISSLEKGAKVEDVYEDYITLGKIFDVEDRAEKIVDSLKKTVEKAKQLKGDKKTIRVFAYDSGKEAPFVVAGSGLGNDIITKAGGENIFENIQGNYATVSWESILEKDPNVVIIVDYGNDEAQGKIDFLKENEFTKELEAVKENKFVVVSLAEISPGPRIGKAIEHLAHGFYQEM from the coding sequence ATGAAAATTAAAAATATTATTGCGGGAGTATATTTGAGTTTATCTTTGGTATCTTATGCATATACACCTGTTACTGTAAATTTTAGTGACGGAAATAAAAAATATGAGGTTACTTTTACTGAATCTCCTAAAAGAGCAGTGACAACTTCCCATTTTATGACAGAAATTCTTCTTTCATTGGGATTAGAGGACAAGATGGCCGGGACATGCTGGGCAGATAATGAAATTCTTTCAGAATTAAAAGAGGCCTATAATAAAGTGCCTATACTTTCTGAGAGATACCCATCTAAAGAAGTTTTTTATTCTGTTGAGCCTGATTTTGTAAGCGGATGGCATTCATCGTTGAATCCTAAAAGACTTGCAGGAGTAGAAGAACTAATGGAAAATGGAGTAAATCCATATATAATCTCATCTTTAGAAAAGGGAGCAAAAGTAGAAGATGTTTATGAAGATTATATCACCCTTGGAAAAATATTTGATGTAGAAGATAGAGCTGAGAAAATAGTTGATTCTTTGAAAAAAACAGTGGAAAAAGCAAAGCAATTGAAAGGAGATAAAAAAACAATAAGAGTATTTGCCTATGATTCAGGAAAGGAAGCTCCTTTTGTGGTAGCAGGATCTGGCCTTGGAAATGATATCATCACCAAAGCAGGAGGTGAAAATATATTTGAAAATATTCAAGGGAACTATGCTACAGTAAGCTGGGAAAGCATCTTGGAAAAGGATCCTAATGTAGTAATAATAGTGGATTATGGCAATGATGAAGCCCAAGGAAAAATTGATTTTTTAAAGGAAAATGAATTTACAAAGGAACTGGAAGCTGTAAAAGAAAATAAATTTGTTGTTGTATCTTTAGCAGAAATTTCACCGGGGCCAAGGATAGGAAAAGCTATTGAACACCTGGCTCATGGATTTTATCAGGAGATGTAG